DNA sequence from the Macrobrachium rosenbergii isolate ZJJX-2024 chromosome 55, ASM4041242v1, whole genome shotgun sequence genome:
AAACActatatatttaagatatttctGTATTCCTGTTCACTGGTGGAGTATGGTtatttcaccagtgaacagggataCAGAAGAAGTATCTGAAATATATGTCTGCAacgtgtatatagtgtttttatgggcctttttatcttcattgtgTACTGTTGGGTTTCAGTAAAAAGgcattcatttgtgtgtgtgtgtgtgtgtgtgtgtgtatacacatatatatataaagacaaatgccacgaaggaaagagaaacaacggagttgtgttaggcctttcgacttaatctcctttacttagcagacattaaatcgaaaggcctagcagcactccattgttcctctttcgtggcatttgcctttatttatatattcatcgcgttccatattttcgtgatttagttatacatatatatatatatatatatatatgtgtgtgtatgtatatagactgtatattatatttatttatatttatatttatacttatatttatatatgaacaaatgcaaaataatgggaagagagggtgagagagaagtACGCTTTCTGAGAGCTGCAAATGTATGAGAAAGTAAATTTTAGATGTATGTGAACAATAGCAGTAAACCCACTCTCTAAATTCAAGCTTTTGTCACCCACTGTTTGTATGTGGTACATACATCACGAGATACACCCACCCCGAAACTTAATTTAGGAATTCTCGAAAACAATTTTCCAAGGTTAGAGTCGAAAGGAGCCTGGAGGATTCAAATGAACCaccaagaaggaggaggaggaggaggaggaggaggaggaggaggaggagccaccatttattttcattaagctAAAACTCTCTGTTTGTCTTGGAGGGACCGGAAAGGGATGGACACAGAGTCGGCCACTCCGCTTGATGGTGGATGGGTTTTCttttctcccccgccccccacgcGTGTTTTAGTTCCCTTTGAGTACTGAAAGGCAgtgggaaagttttttttgtgttgtttggtTGTTTACTTTTGTGTTTATCATTTCGTCTATATTGTGCACTATGCAGGGTTTTTGTTCGTAAGGTTTGCTTGCAGTGGTACAGATATATTAGCATAAATGTAGACCTAAgaaattatttgtgtgtgttttggttcTTCTGTGTAATCGAAGGCTGTGggaaaggtttttatttatttatttttttctcttaataatatttttttgttatgacgAGGTATttcgtaaaatatatattcactgttaCAGACATACAAGCATACGCATGAATATGaataagtgtaatatatatatatatatatatatatatatatatatatatatatatatatatatgtgtgtgtgtgtgtgtgtgtgtgtgtgtgtgtatatatatatatatatttatgtttatattacacTTATTCATATTCATGCGTATGCTTGTATGTCTGTAacagtgaatataaatataaatatatatatacacacacacacacatatatttatatatatatatatatatatatatatatatatatatatatatatatatatatgtgtgtgtgtgtgtgtatatatatatatatatatatatatatatatatatatatatatatatttatatttatattacacttaTTCATATTCATGCGTATGCTTGTATGTCTGTAACAGTGAATATAAATTTTACGAACTACTcgtcttaataaataaataaatatatatatatatatatatatatatatatatatatatatatatatactatatatatatatatatatatactgtatatatattcatgaaatgcgCGTTTGTGCGCAAAGATTAATTACACTTTTTCTCCTCGACTGCGGGAAAGAAGATATTGCATGGTAAGGTTCCATGTTCCATAATTACATGCGAAGCTCTTAACGGAATATGTGCTTGAGAAAACAGATgttctctttttattaataaatttgctTAGTTTTAAGTCAGGTTAAAAGAGATATTGCTTCAGCTGAAATTATATGTACGGGATATTACATTTGTCTTATAATTAAGtaacacaaagaaacaaatacgcatatataatgtgtgtttgtgtgcgtgtgtgtatgtatggatatatattacataaacaaatgcaaagagagagagagagagagagagagagagagagagagaggtgctaacctgaaattttatttttttatatttcgtactTTGTCAttctttaattcatatatatatatatatatatatatatatatatatatatatatatatatatatatatatatatatatatatgtatatgtatatgtatatgtatatatatatatatatatatatatatatatatatatgtatatgtatatattgtatgtctgtgtatgtgtgtgcgcgtaagTGCGTATTCGAACTGTATATGTGTGCGCTCGTACTCAACAGCACATAACATCTAAGAATAAAAACAGGAGGCCTGAACATAAGGGTTGTTAtcaaattctaaaatatatattttcacattaacgcacaaacattttattgttaaCTAAATTATTATACAGTcgcacatacaaaaaaaaataacataacgaACTCTCTCTGTTAAATCACAGCCAGCTCGTTCAGCGAATCGACTCCTACGACAATGGCGGCAAGTTTGTTCACCTTGCTGTCGAGCGCTTCGTCCCGGGGGAACAGCGAGAGATCAAACCCTTCGATGTTCCTCCTGAGGTCCTCCTTGAAGCAGGCGTTGGTCCTTGTCTCCTTCTCGCATTTCATGGCCATCAGAAGGCGCTGGAGGTTTAGTGGGAGGGGAGACCTTGGTTTGTCGACTGGTAGACAGTACTGGAAAATAGAGGTAGGCAAAATGTACTCATTGTTACTTTTCCcgcttatttatgttttcttgtatttatagTCCTTTCTATTAAATGGGATATCAGAATATTTGTCTTTTAGGCGTCGGTTTCAATTTTAAAGCAATATTCTTTTCATGTACTTTGCCATTCGATACTGGTTATTGTGCAGATAGTTACTGGTTAGGGACAAGTTGTCTCTATGTTATGTGTTCAACCAAATCACTCAAGAAAGTTAACAGTTCGAAGTAAGACGCATTGGTGTatctatttgtatgtatataatgtgtatctatatatatatttactatatatatatatatatatatatatatatatatatatatatataatatatatatatatattatatatatatatatatatatatatatatatatatatacttatatatatgataaaacattGTCTGTGATTATAAAGAAAGAACTTTTTGTCACTCGACCTCAACATACCGTCAGGTCCCTGCAATAGAAGAGTCCTTCAGCCAGGTCCTTTTTCAATGAGTCACTAAGCGGGAGTTTCCCATAATCACTGATGAGGTGGGTGGCCCTCAGGTTTAGATATTCGTCGATCTGGAaggtgaaaataatgattttgtgaATTTCCTACATGACTTCAGAAGAAGGGAATGTTTCGAATGCTAAGAGGTGCAAGAAATGTTACtggtgatatatacagtatatgtatatatatatatatatatatatatatatatatatatatatatatatatatatatatatatatatatatatatatatatatatatatatatatatatatatatatatatatatatatattatatatactgtatatatatatatacacatatatatacatatatatactgtatatacatatatatatatatatatatatatatatatatatatatatgtatattatatatataaaagaaattatttcttgaCGTCAAGTTGTGTTTTTGTAGGAAAGAAGGGTAGCAGTAATTTATGCACATGTCTCAGTGTTGTCCTTAAATGACATGTGAAGAAACATTAATTGGCTTACCAGAGAATAGGAGAATCAGTACCCGTCAAGTATAAAGCAACATCTCATAAGAAGTAACTGAAAGAAGCTCGAGACCTAAACAAATAACTAGAAATCTTATCTCACTCATCAATCATCAGATCACGACTTACGATGCCGAGTTTGTGGAGTGTACAGGTGTAGTTGCTGAGGGCAGCCATGATTTTGTTAACTGAATCCAGCAGGTAATATTTATCGAAATAAGGCTTCAGGGGTTGCAGCGCCTTGTCCTGGGGTTGAACTTGTTGCTGGGGTTCCGGTTGCACGACCTCCAATTTTTGGGGAGGTTCCTCGACTACACCTCTTTGGTCCGCTTCGCGCTTCTGGTAGTCAAGAGGGAGGTAGGAATGTGCGTTGATTAATGGGAGCATTGTGTAAAGTTTGTGTATTTTAACAATGTTGTTCGTCAAacgaaaacagatatataaattgcACGATATTAAAGGCCCAAGTTTTGGTTTATAAGAACCAAAAGTACCATCTAAAAAATTACTTGACCGAAAATTAACTATGTGGATAACATAAATAATAAGTAGGTCTTGATAATGGATGAGCAtcattgctttgtttttaaatgagtgaATTTCTAATACGATTTTAAAggccctgtatgtatgtatatatatatatatatatatatatatatatatatatatatatatatatatatatatatatatatatatatatatatatattatatatatatataaatttatatatacatacatatgtacaccaAAATTATCTTCTAAAAAATAACTTGATTGAAAATGAATTGTGTGAGTAACATTCATAATAGACAGGTCTTAATGATAAATAAGCGTCATTACGTTGTATTTGAATGAATAAGTTTCTAAGCAACAGGTAATTAAGAAAGTAGGTGTTGATATGACTGTGccaaaaaaaatgaactaaataaaatattccatCGGCTGACGTGTCTAAAAGCGCCCTTTAATTTTAACACCGAAAGGCATCAATCAACATTTTGAATGAGTGAAAGTGACATACTTTATACGCGGAAAATCAAGTATCATTAAAACGTGggatatatgtaattataataaatatcaggtaaaatatattcataccTAAAAAAGAATTCCTATGTTTAGattgttgaaatgttttccatGAAACCAGCTAATATATTAACCATACACAAATGTATTTTTGAGCTAAAGTACATAGGATGACAAACCTTACCGTCCTGTGGTGGTAGTTGGCCCAGAAGTGTCATAATTCGAGTCCCCTCCGAAGTGTAGCCATgtggcactatatatatatatatgtaatgcccAGAATGCCCAGGGTAGTAGGATGGGAAAGGCACATAATTCGAGTCCCCTCCGAAGTGTATAAAGGATATCCCTGGAAAGGAGAGAAAGTTCATTTggattccaaaaaatattaatggatccacattatatatatatatatatatatatatatatatatatatatatatatatatatatatatatatatatatatatataatgacagttgTTTGAAATAGTCGCCATTGGCCAGGATCATAATCACATTTATAATACTCTTGTATCATTCTAGATGATGCAAGTTTttgcaaaacatcaaaatatatatattagttctttaGAATGTAGATACATTTGCTAGAAACTGATAAATGAGAGAAGTCATCTTGAATTAAGAgatgattttttatatacaatataaaaatatcactcatgcatttaaaatgttaatatccaCACCATATTGTATTTAACGGATCGTCTGGAGAATTAAGAAATACGATTTGGGCTCCAACTTACAAATTGCGGATACCGGGAGAAGTCGAGCCGGTGGAGGCTGGAGACTGGAAGCTGCAGACACTCCCTCTGGGCGATGCCAGTTTTAACTAAATAGTCGTAATACAAGTCTTCTCCGAAGCAACTCGCCATCGTCtgtaaaaaaggaaggaagacatttttattgtttgttgaaGACTAGAAGTGCTGTGGCATGGTCACTATcagaaattacttcttttttttaagttcgttcagatttttttttttttttttttttactttaaagctGTATTCGTCGCTGTAGTTTTTTGTTGAAAATTACCCGAAATATTATATTAGTCGGTCGTAGACAAGATGTAGTATTTGGTCTGCGCCTGTTGTTTATTGCTTtgaattatattgttttgtttttgtgaaattatttgtGACTAAGAtttcttgttctttcatttttaaaaattgaccCTCGTGACGTTTATTACATTTGTTACGTATTTTAACGAAAACAAACTTTCGGTATTTTAGCGGCTATGGACAAACAGAATGTGCAGTTTACGAAGAAACTATAAGTGGCACATTTGACTTGACgtattataaatttatgtattaattatttgtttacctACCTTCGTGAAACTGTACTTGTCAAAGAATCCATCCTGGGCCAGGGCGATGCCGGCCAAGGACATTAAAACTACGCCAAGACGCATATctcctgaaagaaaaagaattatcattATATAGGTTTTCTCTCAAAGAAGCAAAATAGTTGTCGATTTAAAATCAAGATCTCGTGATATGCATATTTTAGACTCATGAGAAGATCTTGTACGCAAAATGTATCCGTGCCTGGATGCCCAAGTAATTTAGAGTTGAAATGTAAACTTGATCATGTATTTTAGTGTTCCTGTAGTCATGCGTAACCGGCAGTCCGacaccattttaaattttaagactTGGAGGGAAAGAAGGAGTTAAGGCttgaaggagaaggaaggaaggaagaagaataaagaaaaaaaaaggccagaaTCTGATTTGAAAGGAAgcaataaaatgtatgtataaaatgcatATTTATTAGACAATGAatattgttttgaatataaaagtgaaCCAGAAGAGCCTGCATTCGacttctgtgtttatatatatatacatgcatgtatgtattaaaatttaaatactgtaaacataaaaatgaacgAGAAGAGTCGGCACGCGACTGGTGTGTCCTTGAACGCTTACCTTCTGTCCCACCTTAGGATTAAAGACTCGAATGACAAGAGGGAGcgattccttttatatatatatacgcactgcCGGTACCAGTTCATGCACTTAGCAACATCCCGTCGGGACCTAAACACCCACCCACTGGTTACGTAAAGAAAGATAAGGTTCGGGGCTTCTGATAAATGGCTGGATGACTTGACGCTACTACTCGACTCCTCTGCCTTGAAATTTCGTTTTCTAAAACCAGCCGCTCGTGAAGAGGgaattgaaggaaaaattaaatcgtTTCGGCTCGTTTGCATTTTGGGATGGGAAAAGAGTTGCCCTTATTCTTTTCTGGTTAATTTGCTATAATTGGGTGTTGCTACatcttaaattttgaatttgaataccCCAGAAAGTGTCAGTGTTTTCATAGCTAATAATGATACATGGTTCGTAATAGCgatttttgttatcatttaaaAAGCTTCTGCTACTTAGTTTTGCTAataattttattagattttatttcgTCGTACAAATTTTTGAGCtcataatttttgtataattcgAAGTGGTctcatctgatatttttttttacaagttgcAAATATGGCTGTTCAGGCCAGCCACCGGTTTAGTCAGTCATGAAACAGAACTTGAGtaggaaatttgataaaaatttcaagaacTATTTTTATGCTGAAAGGGATGGCTTTCATAAATTCGTAATTTGTTATTATCCAACTGAATATGCGCAATTATTTCAGTATTCTTGCAAATCCTTAGACATTGCTGGTGAGCCTCATTGTGTAACGGGTTCAGTTGCTCATGCCTCAAAAAATAATCTGGAAATCCCCAGTTCACGTGAGCACTTTAAAGTTCAACCtttgagaaaaaattttaatgccTTTGTCCTTTCGAactttttgtttatggtttttttaatGACGTTCGTGCAGATATTTTGATGGGACGGCCATTGTCATGTCTCTGTTAAAAGTAATATCAGGCAGGAAATACCTGATGCTGTTCTTCCGCTGGTCAACAAGAGGCAAGTCAACCCCTTCCTTTATTCAAGGCTGACGGATTCGTATCTGGAGTTCCTTGCTTCAGTGGGAGGAAGGGCATGAAGTACTCTGGACAGCGTGCTTAGCaattggagtctctctctctctctctctctctctctctctctctctctctctctctctctctctctctctctctctctctctctgtgataaatCAGATGCAGTTAAACATCAAATTAGTGGGGCCAGGTCTTTCCAGGAAAGATTTCGTGGGATTTTGCTGAGAAAGTCTAAATGTCGTTTGTTCATTAGAGTTCATTAGAAATATGTTAATATGAGTGGgccggcattattattattattattattattattattattattattattattattattattattattattattattattattcaggaggtgaaccttattcatatgaacAGGTCTGCTGggactattgacttgaaattcaagcttccaaagaatatggtgttcatttgaaagaaattacagataacaggaaatacagaacgaagagatcagttattggcaaacaaagataaattaacaaatagataaaatagataCAATTGCAAATAAGGTATTACAAGTACAAGGATAATTGCTTTAGGGTGGTCATTTATTGCAATTCCGAGTTTGCAGATATACACCCTTACATAGCCCATGCTTCAAAAGAACGAAAGGGGaggggaataataataaagaaaaagcctAATCTCGAAGGAAGCTTTATGACGGCGTTACTTAGGGTTCTTCGCAaagtcccttctgccccttccttttgctgtacctccgttatTCTCTtactccatcttactttccaccgtctcctaacaattgtttcatagtgcaatgcagctgcgaggttttccttcggttacacctttaaaatcattccctttcagtactgaatgatctcatagatcccagcctggcctttggcctaaattttatattccattccattccgttcgCAAATCACTAATTCAGCATGCAAACGTAGGCTATGACAGAAAGCTTTTAGGTAAATCAAAATTTATGCTAGAGGATTA
Encoded proteins:
- the LOC136835854 gene encoding uncharacterized protein, which translates into the protein MLPLINAHSYLPLDYQKREADQRGVVEEPPQKLEVVQPEPQQQVQPQDKALQPLKPYFDKYYLLDSVNKIMAALSNYTCTLHKLGIIDEYLNLRATHLISDYGKLPLSDSLKKDLAEGLFYCRDLTYCLPVDKPRSPLPLNLQRLLMAMKCEKETRTNACFKEDLRRNIEGFDLSLFPRDEALDSKVNKLAAIVVGVDSLNELAVI